A region of the Myxococcus stipitatus DSM 14675 genome:
CGACGGTGAACGGGGTCTTCATGGAGGCGTCGCCCTACGGGGTGGTGAAGGGCGAGAAGCCCTACTGAGGCACCCCTCGGGGCGCCGGAGTCGGGTTCCACGCACGAATGCACGGTGGCTGGGGCTCTGTCGCGTGTTCGACAGTCCCCCCGGCCTCCCGCCGCATGTGAGGGACGGCTGTCTTCGTCTGGGGTTACACGACGAACAGATTGCCCCTGGAGCCCATGAAGACTTCCGAGCTGACGACACGTTTCATCCGAGGCGGAGTGTTGTGCCTGACGCTGGTGGGTGGCGTCTCCCCAGGCCTGGTGTTGGCGCAGGACTCGAACGCGGTGCAGCCGTATGTGCTGGCCGCGAAGCGCCTCTACAACGACCTCCAATATGAGCAGGCATTGGAGCAGATCACCCGAGGCAAGCGCATCTCCCATGGGCCGGGGGATGACGCCCTGCTGTCGCTCTATGAAGGCATCATCCAGGCGGACCTCGGAGAGCCGGGCTTGTCCGACGCCGCCTTCAAGGCCGCGCTGTTCCTCCAGCCAGACGCGAAGCTCCCGCTGACGGTCTCCCCCAAGGTCTCCGAGCGCTTCGAGTCGCTGCGCAAGCAGGTGAAGCGCGAGCTGGAGGCCTCGGCGGCGGTGCGAGGAGAGGTTACGCCTCCGCCCATCATCAAGGCCCCGGCCGCCCCGCCTGTTCCGATTCGAGAAGAGCCACCGTCGCGTCCGCCCACCCGGGCGTGGCTGCCCGCGGCCATCGGTGGTGGCCTGCTGGTGGGCTCGGGTGTGACGTGGCTGATGGCACGAGGCCAACACAGCAACCTGACGAGCGCGAGCGGCGGCGTGGACAGCGTCCAGGGGATGCAGGACGCGGCGTCGAAAGGCGAGGGACTCCAGACGGTGAGCGCGGTCCTCGCGGGCGCCGGTGTGGTCGGCCTGGGCGTGGCCGCGGGCATGTACCTGTGGGGAGGGGGGGCGTCCGACCCCCAAGGCGTGGCGCTCACGCTGGGGACCGATGGCACCTCCGCCTTCGTCTCCGGGAGGTGGCCATGAAGACCGCCGGGTTCATGCCCCTGGTCACCGCGGGGGCGCTGGTGCTCCTCGCCGGATGCTTCGACTTCGATGAGGACCAGAAGGTCTGGTGCAAGAGCCATCCGGAGGCCTGTGCGCCCCTCATCGAGGAGAAGCCGGCCAAGGCGGTCTACGTCGAGAAGAAGAAGCCCTTGAACCTCCGCGTCCTGGCGAAGGACCCCGCGGGGGATGCCCTTCGGTTCTCCTGGTCCTCGAACGTGGGCACCTTCGGCGCGCCGAGCGACACGGGGACGACGACGGACATCACCTGGACGGCGCCGGACTGTGTGCCGCCTCCCGCGGCGTCCCTCACGCTCACCGTGAGCAGCACGCGGGAGGCCTCCGCCTCCGCGACGTTCTCCGCGTTCGGCATGCCGGAGTGCCCGACGCTGACGGCCACGGGCCCGCTCGCGACGGCGCGGACCGGACACACGGCGACGCTGCTGTACTCGAGCGATGTGCTGGTGGTGGGAGGCGAGGCCGCCGGCACTCCGCTGAGCCGCGCGGAGCTCTACACGCCTCGCTCCCAGGCGTGGGCTCCCGCAATCGAGCTGCTTCCGGCGCGGACGGGACACGGCGCGGTCCGACTCGACTCCGGCCTGGTGCTGGTGACGGGAGGCCGCGGTTCGAGCGGCGCCCTCAAGAACGCGGACCTGTTCAATCCGGATGAGCGCACGTGGACCCCCGTGACGTCCCTCACCACGGGCCGCCATGGGCACGCCGCCGTGCTGCTGCACAGCGGGAAGGTGTTCGTGACGGGCGGCACCGACGGCAAGGACATCGTCGCCACGACGGAGCTCTTCACCCAGGGCGCGCAGCCGGAGTGGACTGTCGCGAGCACTGCCCCCGTGGCTCGCGACCATCCCGTGGCCACCGTGGTGGGCTCGGGGAAGGTGCTCGTGTCGGGGGGGATGACCGTGGACCGGAGCTATCCCGGCAACGCGGATGTCTATGACCCGGACACGGGGACCTGGACCCAGGTGGACGCGGGGGGCGAGGGCCGCATCGGCCACACCGCGACGCTGCTGCCCTCCGGGCAGGTGCTGGTGACGGGCGGAGCCAATGCTCAGCGCGCGCTCGACTCCTCGGTGGTGATTGACGTGGAGAACCGGCGGGTGGCCCAGAGCGGGCGCCTGGCGACGGCTCGCTCCGGACACACGGCGACGCTGCTTCCCTCGGGGGTGGTGCTTGTCACGGGCGGACGTGACACGGACAAGAAGGCCCTG
Encoded here:
- a CDS encoding Kelch repeat-containing protein, which translates into the protein MKTAGFMPLVTAGALVLLAGCFDFDEDQKVWCKSHPEACAPLIEEKPAKAVYVEKKKPLNLRVLAKDPAGDALRFSWSSNVGTFGAPSDTGTTTDITWTAPDCVPPPAASLTLTVSSTREASASATFSAFGMPECPTLTATGPLATARTGHTATLLYSSDVLVVGGEAAGTPLSRAELYTPRSQAWAPAIELLPARTGHGAVRLDSGLVLVTGGRGSSGALKNADLFNPDERTWTPVTSLTTGRHGHAAVLLHSGKVFVTGGTDGKDIVATTELFTQGAQPEWTVASTAPVARDHPVATVVGSGKVLVSGGMTVDRSYPGNADVYDPDTGTWTQVDAGGEGRIGHTATLLPSGQVLVTGGANAQRALDSSVVIDVENRRVAQSGRLATARSGHTATLLPSGVVLVTGGRDTDKKALASAEVFDPETGTWSPTLPLAKARHGHSAVLLGAGKVLLVGGEGEGGALVSAELYDPGTKTWTSTDRLLTERVDHTATLLESGQVLVLGGSNLSASGSDVFLAAAERYDPATGKWTHTASMQAARKRHTATLLPSGRVLVVGGHNGTRDVTEVELFDPVAGTWSSGGKLLAGRFFHSATLLKSGKVLVAGGDGEGGPLTSAELYDPASGTWERTGPMGAGRVSHTATLLPSGKVLVTGGYSVASGTGLVLQSAELYDPQTGTWASTGSMAITRGNHTATLLPTGKVLVVAGHSTTGQVASVRSAELYDPATGKWAATGSLTENRRGHSTTLLASGKVLVTGGFGGFEDRFYLSPSEVFDPATERWSLTSGLLTPRQLATATLLPLGKVLVTGGRGYENVQGEAELYMP